A single Montipora foliosa isolate CH-2021 chromosome 7, ASM3666993v2, whole genome shotgun sequence DNA region contains:
- the LOC138010146 gene encoding uncharacterized protein: MNGGLHPRHCVARIYVPRKQGGRELISVEDCINEARVSLETYVQSSEDELLKSVRAEVTGSQETATSFKVRRRAENTQDWKEKPLHGQFVRETEDQSNEETWSWLKQGSLKRETEALIIAAQDQALRTNYIKTTIDKSQIDAKCRMCRDKTESVSHIVSGCSKLAQKEYEKRHDNVARAIHWDLSGKCGFHRNDKWYNHVPESVMKNENYKLLWDFSTRTHQNIEARRPDLVLVDKSKKSCHIIDVAIPEDSGAKKKEAEKVEKYQNLARELRRMWEVKTKVVPIVLGALGKVPLRLKGTLKGNPIGVDTSITLIQKSALLGSARILRKVLEM; the protein is encoded by the coding sequence ATGAACGGAGGACTGCACCCAAGACACTGTGTTGCAAGAATCTACGTCCCCAGGAAGCAAGGTGGTAGAGAACTCATATCAGTAGAGGACTGTATAAACGAAGCAAGGGTATCATTGGAAACATATGTCCAATCGAGTGAAGACGAACTGTTGAAATCAGTTAGGGCAGAGGTTACTGGAAGTCAGGAAACGGCAACCAGTTTTAAAGTAAGAAGAAGGGCTGAAAACACCCAAGATTGGAAAGAAAAGCCACTACATGGACAATTTGTAAGAGAGACTGAAGACCAGAGTAATGAGGAAACATGGAGCTGGCTGAAGCAAGGAAGTCTTAAGAGAGAGACAGAAGCACTAATAATTGCTGCACAAGATCAAGCATTACGGACAAATTATATTAAAACAACCATTGACAAATCCCAGATAGATGCTAAATGTAGAATGTGCAGAGACAAAACTGAAAGTGTAAGTCACATCGTCAGCGGTTGTTCAAAATTGGCACAGAAAGAATACGAGAAAAGACATGATAATGTGGCCAGGGCAATTCACTGGGATCTGTCGGGAAAATGCGGGTTCCATCGGAATGATAAATGGTACAATCACGTCCCTGAGAGCGTAATGAAAAATGAGAACTACAAACTCCTTTGGGACTTCAGCACACGGACACACCAAAACATCGAGGCTAGGAGGCCAGATCTAGTGCTTGTTGACAAAAGCAAGAAAAGCTGTCATATAATAGACGTGGCAATTCCAGAAGATAGTGGAGCAAAAaaaaaggaggcagagaaggttgaaaagtatcaaaatctggCCAGAGAATTGAGGAGGATGTGGGAAGTGAAAACCAAAGTCGTACCAATTGTATTGGGGGCTTTAGGAAAAGTGCCATTGCGACTGAAGGGCACCTTAAAGGGCAATCCCATAGGAGTAGACACATCAATTACCTTAATACAGAAGTCTGCATTGCTGGGATCAGCAAGGATACTACgaaaagtattggaaatgtaa